A window of Corallococcus macrosporus DSM 14697 contains these coding sequences:
- the trhA gene encoding PAQR family membrane homeostasis protein TrhA translates to MSAQPLEKPKLRGVLHQFAATGALGAGLVLVSMAPTDRAAAAAAVYAVSLVVLFAVSATYHRVNWSTRGRTWMRRMDHASIFILIAGTYTPVALLGIAGAAGNRLLLLIWAGAFAGVLQSLFWIQAPKVVTAALAVAVGWTLVPYFDEARRALTGTDLALILGGGVAYTAGALAYALKRPNLRPGVFGYHEVFHALTLVGAALHFTVVLRLVRTATV, encoded by the coding sequence TCGCCGCCACGGGCGCGCTGGGCGCGGGGCTGGTGCTCGTCTCCATGGCCCCCACGGACCGGGCCGCCGCGGCCGCCGCGGTGTATGCCGTCAGCCTGGTGGTGCTGTTCGCGGTCAGCGCGACCTACCACCGGGTGAACTGGTCCACGCGCGGGCGGACGTGGATGCGGCGCATGGACCACGCCTCCATCTTCATCCTCATCGCGGGCACGTATACGCCCGTGGCGCTGCTGGGCATCGCCGGGGCCGCGGGCAACCGCCTGCTGCTCCTCATCTGGGCGGGCGCCTTCGCGGGTGTCCTCCAATCGCTGTTCTGGATACAGGCGCCCAAGGTGGTGACCGCGGCGCTGGCCGTCGCCGTCGGCTGGACGCTGGTGCCCTACTTCGATGAAGCGCGGCGCGCCCTCACGGGCACCGACCTGGCGCTCATCCTCGGCGGAGGTGTTGCCTACACGGCGGGCGCGCTCGCCTACGCCCTGAAGCGGCCGAACCTCCGCCCCGGCGTCTTCGGCTACCACGAGGTCTTCCACGCCCTCACGCTGGTGGGCGCGGCGCTCCACTTCACCGTCGTCTTGCGGCTCGTCCGCACCGCGACGGTGTAG
- a CDS encoding TetR/AcrR family transcriptional regulator — MERRRRSATGEQSRRAILDAALDCFSRLGWAATTIEDIRKVSGASVGSVYHHFGAKEGIAVALYIDCLRLHQDSLRARLEKKHDAEAFVRTVVTHHIAWSREHPEAARYLLRMRREEAVAAAEQEIQSATGDFIREGFSRLKSYAQSGELLPLPSSVYMPLMLGPAQELLRGWANGHVELKPGIEKVLADAAWRCLRPDSAASRKVP, encoded by the coding sequence ATGGAGCGTAGACGCCGCAGCGCGACGGGCGAGCAGAGCCGTCGTGCCATCCTGGATGCCGCGCTGGATTGCTTCTCCCGGCTGGGCTGGGCGGCGACCACCATTGAGGACATCCGCAAGGTCAGCGGCGCCAGCGTGGGCAGCGTCTACCACCACTTCGGTGCGAAGGAAGGCATCGCGGTGGCGCTCTACATCGACTGCCTGCGCCTCCATCAGGACTCGCTGCGGGCACGGTTGGAGAAGAAGCACGACGCGGAAGCCTTCGTGCGGACGGTCGTCACGCACCACATCGCCTGGTCCCGGGAGCACCCGGAGGCCGCCCGCTACCTGCTGCGCATGCGCCGGGAGGAAGCCGTGGCCGCGGCCGAGCAGGAAATCCAATCCGCGACGGGAGACTTCATCCGGGAGGGCTTCAGCCGGCTGAAGTCCTACGCCCAGTCCGGTGAGCTGCTGCCCCTGCCTTCGTCCGTCTACATGCCGCTGATGCTCGGGCCCGCGCAGGAGCTGCTGCGCGGCTGGGCCAACGGACACGTCGAGCTCAAGCCCGGCATCGAGAAGGTCCTCGCCGATGCGGCGTGGCGCTGCCTCCGGCCGGACTCCGCCGCCTCCAGGAAGGTGCCGTGA
- a CDS encoding alpha/beta fold hydrolase, whose product MANDALPSTGARVSAEVVQIPARDGLPLAATVYQGRQDNGVAVQVNPATAVPRRYYDAFARFLAGRGFTVVTYDYRAMGDSVMGAALRDQARFQDWGELDTPAVMDWVTARFPSHRLSVVGHSAGGQMLGLAENASRIQAVLLVGSQHGWWRHWPMPLGLAVAALSYVALPVSAALLGRFPGRAMGAEDLPGGIARQWASWCRNPHYVSDAHGAPLRPYNDRVRARLRLYSFSDDAFAPEAAARALLDYYPNATREHLHRTPAELGMKRVGHFGWFRASTPEAVWAEAADWLAQVTSLPTETRAL is encoded by the coding sequence ATGGCCAATGACGCCCTGCCCTCCACCGGCGCGCGGGTTTCGGCGGAGGTGGTCCAGATTCCCGCCCGGGATGGGCTGCCCCTGGCCGCGACGGTGTACCAGGGACGCCAGGACAACGGCGTGGCCGTCCAGGTGAATCCGGCGACCGCCGTGCCGCGCCGGTATTACGACGCGTTCGCCCGCTTCCTCGCGGGCAGGGGCTTCACCGTCGTCACGTATGACTACCGGGCCATGGGGGACAGCGTCATGGGCGCGGCCCTGCGCGACCAGGCCCGCTTCCAGGATTGGGGCGAGCTGGATACGCCCGCCGTCATGGACTGGGTGACGGCCCGGTTTCCATCGCACCGGCTGTCCGTCGTGGGCCACTCGGCGGGTGGGCAGATGCTGGGGCTGGCGGAGAACGCCTCGCGCATCCAGGCCGTGCTGCTGGTTGGCTCCCAGCATGGCTGGTGGCGGCATTGGCCCATGCCCCTGGGGCTGGCGGTGGCGGCCCTCTCCTACGTGGCGCTCCCCGTTTCCGCCGCGCTGCTGGGGCGTTTTCCGGGACGGGCCATGGGCGCGGAGGACCTGCCGGGCGGCATCGCGCGCCAGTGGGCGAGCTGGTGCCGCAACCCGCACTACGTCTCCGACGCGCACGGAGCGCCGCTGCGGCCATACAACGACCGCGTCCGGGCGCGGCTCCGGCTCTACAGCTTCTCGGATGACGCCTTCGCTCCGGAGGCCGCCGCGCGCGCCCTGCTCGACTACTACCCGAACGCGACACGCGAGCACCTACACCGCACACCGGCGGAGCTCGGCATGAAGCGCGTCGGCCACTTTGGCTGGTTCCGCGCCAGCACGCCCGAGGCCGTCTGGGCGGAGGCGGCGGACTGGCTGGCACAGGTGACGTCACTCCCCACCGAAACGAGGGCCTTGTGA
- a CDS encoding crotonase/enoyl-CoA hydratase family protein yields MSSFITEETEGFVRKIGLNRPEKRNAMNIALIEQLSGALSRAEADETVRVCVLFAHGTVFTAGLDLMDVFPRLGEAQTLFSAAGIDPWATHGPARTKPLIMAVHGKCLTLGIELMLAADITVASEDATFEQIEIDRGIFPFGGGTARWVRTMGWGNAMQYLLTGDALDAREAHRLGLVQRVVSREALMETAMGLATRIASKPPLAIQATLESARTAVLEGERAAAEKLLPAIQRLATTEDVQEALSAHFERRPATFRGR; encoded by the coding sequence GTGAGCAGCTTCATCACGGAAGAGACCGAAGGGTTCGTGCGGAAGATAGGGCTGAACCGCCCGGAGAAGCGCAACGCGATGAACATCGCGCTCATCGAGCAGCTCTCGGGGGCGCTGAGCCGGGCCGAGGCCGATGAGACTGTGCGCGTGTGCGTGCTCTTCGCGCACGGCACCGTGTTCACCGCGGGGCTCGACCTCATGGACGTATTTCCCCGGCTGGGAGAGGCCCAGACGCTGTTCAGCGCGGCGGGCATCGACCCGTGGGCGACGCACGGCCCCGCGAGGACGAAGCCGCTCATCATGGCGGTCCATGGCAAGTGCCTGACGCTCGGCATCGAGCTGATGCTCGCCGCCGACATCACGGTGGCCTCCGAGGACGCCACCTTCGAGCAGATTGAAATCGACCGCGGCATCTTCCCCTTTGGCGGAGGCACCGCCCGCTGGGTGCGGACCATGGGCTGGGGCAACGCGATGCAGTACCTGCTGACGGGCGATGCGCTCGACGCGCGCGAAGCGCACCGGCTGGGGCTCGTGCAGCGGGTCGTCTCGCGTGAGGCGCTGATGGAGACGGCGATGGGCCTCGCGACTCGCATCGCGTCGAAGCCGCCGCTCGCCATCCAGGCGACCCTCGAGAGCGCGCGGACAGCCGTCCTGGAAGGCGAGCGCGCCGCGGCGGAGAAGCTCCTGCCGGCCATCCAGCGGCTCGCGACGACCGAGGACGTGCAGGAGGCGCTCTCCGCGCACTTCGAACGCCGGCCGGCGACCTTCCGCGGCCGCTGA
- a CDS encoding YecA family protein translates to MSSKKPGRNDPCPCGSGKKYKVCHATEDRARAAPPAAPASSARADLEAAMEVLGDPDVSKLSGALERLADLMADWGPLPGLRFDVNAFSDHVGKELARLSENAEQDASSARRELLVGTVRELGTQAFLASLAAALMAKLSTPGLSAEDRRAIGVGTLLASASKRMGKARPEDIPVLDVVFDVQFREWSARHKELSQKYEALVKGLEEQSLPEEAKAALQQARGGDVGALLKYVQEDPALAERIAREAKERAARVEAWLRAPTSPAVFSPEEELWLTCSLWEPMQALKNLPTGTEPAVRRDAVTALMRAVKGALDDDFLAGLLDRLRQKAKDAGADEATQMAFMDAAIAFEAEPARMTLAALLTARKEAEGRSPEEMVALADLKALTAWTPEAFEPYRALLLSMGLPAAAARIERCQAWLKEHPVTLRTEQA, encoded by the coding sequence TTGAGCTCGAAGAAGCCCGGCCGTAACGACCCGTGTCCCTGTGGCAGTGGCAAGAAGTACAAGGTCTGCCATGCCACCGAGGACCGGGCCCGGGCCGCGCCGCCCGCCGCCCCCGCCTCGTCCGCCCGGGCCGACCTCGAAGCGGCCATGGAAGTGCTGGGCGACCCGGATGTGTCCAAGCTGTCCGGCGCCTTGGAGCGGCTGGCGGACCTGATGGCGGACTGGGGCCCGCTGCCCGGCCTGCGCTTCGACGTGAATGCCTTCTCGGACCACGTCGGCAAGGAGCTGGCCCGGCTGTCGGAGAACGCGGAGCAGGACGCCTCCAGCGCCCGGCGTGAGCTGCTGGTGGGGACGGTGCGCGAGCTGGGGACGCAGGCCTTCCTGGCGTCGCTCGCCGCCGCGCTGATGGCGAAGCTGTCCACGCCGGGCCTGTCCGCCGAGGACCGGCGGGCGATTGGCGTGGGCACGCTGCTGGCCTCGGCGTCCAAGCGGATGGGCAAGGCCCGGCCAGAGGACATCCCCGTGCTGGACGTGGTGTTCGACGTGCAGTTCCGCGAGTGGAGCGCCCGGCACAAGGAGCTGTCCCAGAAGTACGAGGCGCTGGTGAAGGGGCTGGAGGAGCAATCCCTCCCCGAGGAGGCGAAGGCCGCGCTCCAGCAGGCCCGGGGGGGCGACGTGGGCGCGCTGCTCAAGTACGTCCAGGAAGACCCGGCGCTGGCCGAGCGCATCGCGCGTGAAGCCAAGGAGCGCGCCGCCCGGGTGGAGGCCTGGCTGCGGGCCCCGACGTCGCCGGCTGTCTTCTCTCCCGAGGAGGAGCTGTGGCTCACCTGCTCGCTCTGGGAGCCGATGCAGGCGCTGAAGAACCTGCCCACGGGGACGGAGCCCGCGGTGCGCCGGGACGCGGTGACGGCGCTGATGCGGGCGGTGAAGGGCGCGCTCGACGACGACTTCCTCGCGGGCCTGTTGGACAGGCTGCGCCAGAAGGCGAAGGACGCGGGGGCGGATGAGGCCACCCAGATGGCATTCATGGACGCCGCCATCGCCTTCGAGGCGGAGCCCGCGCGGATGACGCTCGCCGCGCTGCTGACGGCGCGGAAGGAGGCGGAGGGGCGCTCACCCGAGGAGATGGTGGCGCTGGCCGACCTCAAGGCGCTCACCGCGTGGACGCCGGAGGCCTTCGAGCCCTACCGCGCGCTGCTGCTGAGCATGGGCCTGCCGGCCGCCGCCGCGCGCATCGAGCGCTGCCAGGCGTGGCTCAAGGAGCACCCGGTGACGCTGCGCACCGAGCAGGCCTGA
- a CDS encoding oxidoreductase — MADSSPGRAPLRVALLGYGIAGRHIHAPLIQGVEGLVLQVVASRQEEAVRSTLPHVTLCTSHEAGATHPDVDLVVIATANDLHAPLAEAALEAGKHVVVDKPFTITLAEARALRALAESRGLLLSVFHNRRWDTDFQALQALLAEGTLGHVAHVESRFDRFRPEVRAQWREQTVPGAGVWFDLGPHLVDQALQLFGLPESVSGTRETLREGAFVDDWFQYTLAYPRRRVVLQASMLIAAMTPRFAVHGSRGSWLTLGREQQVPRLVMGGPPEGLAWHEAPSPGPHGAPTVASAGDYRQYYAGIRDALLGGAPNPVTPIQAVAVQAVLEAGIEAQVSGRAQPLTLTEAERAAFNAGTA, encoded by the coding sequence ATGGCCGATTCCTCCCCTGGACGAGCACCCCTCCGAGTGGCCTTGCTGGGCTACGGCATCGCGGGCAGGCACATCCACGCGCCGCTGATTCAAGGCGTGGAGGGGCTGGTGCTTCAGGTCGTGGCCTCGCGCCAGGAAGAAGCGGTGCGCTCGACGCTGCCGCACGTCACCCTGTGCACCTCGCATGAGGCCGGGGCGACGCACCCCGACGTGGACCTGGTCGTCATCGCCACGGCGAATGACCTGCACGCGCCGCTGGCGGAGGCCGCGCTCGAGGCGGGGAAGCACGTCGTCGTGGACAAGCCCTTCACCATCACCCTGGCCGAAGCGCGCGCGCTGCGTGCCCTGGCGGAGTCGCGTGGCCTGCTGCTCTCGGTGTTCCACAACCGGCGCTGGGACACCGACTTCCAGGCGCTGCAGGCGCTGCTGGCGGAGGGCACCCTGGGCCACGTGGCCCACGTCGAGTCGCGCTTCGACCGGTTCCGTCCGGAGGTCCGCGCCCAGTGGCGGGAACAGACGGTTCCGGGCGCGGGCGTGTGGTTCGATTTGGGGCCGCACCTCGTCGACCAGGCGCTGCAACTGTTCGGGCTGCCGGAGTCCGTGTCCGGCACGCGCGAGACGTTGCGAGAGGGCGCCTTCGTGGATGACTGGTTCCAGTACACGCTCGCCTACCCACGGCGGCGGGTGGTGCTCCAGGCGTCCATGCTCATCGCGGCGATGACGCCTCGCTTCGCCGTGCATGGCTCACGGGGCTCATGGCTTACCCTGGGCCGCGAGCAGCAGGTGCCTCGGCTGGTGATGGGAGGACCCCCGGAGGGCCTGGCCTGGCACGAGGCCCCGTCACCTGGGCCGCATGGGGCACCCACCGTCGCATCGGCGGGGGACTACCGGCAGTACTACGCGGGCATCCGGGATGCCCTGCTGGGAGGGGCGCCCAACCCCGTGACGCCCATCCAGGCCGTGGCGGTCCAGGCCGTGCTGGAGGCGGGCATCGAGGCGCAGGTGAGTGGCCGTGCGCAGCCGCTGACGCTCACGGAGGCGGAGCGTGCGGCCTTCAACGCAGGCACTGCTTGA
- a CDS encoding c-type cytochrome produces the protein MKKLHLGVVVVSLAFTGCEQDETRPNFEYAPDMVSSVPYDTFAANPVTVDGKTLLAPVKGTVPRGHQPLHLAAGPEEAARAGRELQNPYPASPEVLARGKVAFSRYCGPCHGAEGLGDGLVTARFPMPPSLLAEHAKQLPDGQVFHIITHGQGLMPAHGSQVAPEDRWKIVHYVRTLQDPARTARKDVP, from the coding sequence GTGAAGAAGCTGCACCTGGGCGTGGTGGTCGTGAGTCTGGCCTTCACCGGCTGCGAGCAGGACGAGACGCGGCCCAACTTCGAATACGCACCGGACATGGTGTCCTCCGTGCCCTACGACACCTTCGCGGCGAATCCCGTCACCGTGGACGGCAAGACGCTGCTGGCGCCGGTGAAGGGCACCGTGCCGCGTGGGCACCAGCCGCTGCACCTGGCGGCGGGGCCGGAGGAGGCCGCGAGGGCAGGGCGGGAGCTCCAGAATCCCTATCCCGCGTCGCCGGAGGTGCTGGCCCGGGGGAAGGTGGCCTTCTCGCGCTACTGCGGGCCGTGTCACGGCGCGGAGGGGCTGGGCGACGGGCTCGTCACCGCGCGCTTCCCCATGCCGCCGTCGCTGCTGGCCGAGCACGCGAAGCAGCTCCCGGATGGGCAGGTGTTCCACATCATCACCCACGGGCAGGGGCTGATGCCGGCCCATGGCTCGCAGGTGGCTCCGGAGGACCGGTGGAAGATCGTCCACTACGTCCGGACCTTGCAGGACCCCGCGCGGACGGCGCGGAAGGACGTGCCATGA
- a CDS encoding DUF3341 domain-containing protein, with the protein MSAPVLVGYFDSEAQVLDATRAVREAGFVLHDVYTPYAVHGLDDAMGLKPSRLTWVCFGAGLLGCTLALSLQYYTSVVSWPLNVGGKPFNSFPAFIPVSFELTVLFAALTTVAAFLVRAKLFPGSRRPVLPRVTDDRFAIAVAPREVPSELDAAEDLMRRHGAVATDLLEVAS; encoded by the coding sequence ATGAGTGCCCCGGTTCTCGTCGGCTACTTCGACAGTGAGGCCCAGGTGCTGGACGCCACCCGGGCGGTGCGCGAGGCGGGCTTCGTCCTCCATGACGTGTACACGCCCTATGCGGTGCACGGCCTGGATGACGCCATGGGCCTCAAGCCCAGCCGCCTCACCTGGGTGTGCTTCGGCGCGGGCCTGCTGGGCTGCACGCTGGCGCTGTCGCTCCAGTACTACACGAGCGTGGTGAGCTGGCCCCTCAACGTGGGCGGCAAGCCGTTCAACTCGTTCCCCGCGTTCATCCCGGTGTCCTTCGAGCTGACGGTGCTCTTCGCGGCGCTGACCACCGTGGCGGCCTTCCTGGTGCGGGCGAAGCTCTTCCCGGGGAGCCGCCGCCCGGTGCTCCCGCGTGTCACGGATGACCGGTTCGCCATCGCGGTGGCGCCGCGCGAGGTGCCCTCGGAGCTGGACGCGGCCGAGGACCTGATGCGCCGACACGGCGCGGTGGCGACGGACCTGCTGGAGGTGGCGTCGTGA
- the nrfD gene encoding NrfD/PsrC family molybdoenzyme membrane anchor subunit, with the protein MSHQHLSPLREPLVTEPRTLGQLTEEICAPMERAPTWKWWVAFGIAVSVLGTGAGIVGYQVATGIGVWGLNKTIGWAFDITNFVFWVGIGHAGTLISAILFLFRQKWRTSINRAAEAMTLFAVMCAALFPVIHMGRPWLAFWVLPYPNDRGSLWVNFRSPLLWDVFAISTYFTVSAVFWYVGLIPDLATVRDRAKAGLRKAVFKVMSLGWTGSHRTWSRYETVYLLLAGLATPLVLSVHTIVSMDFATSVIPGWHTTIFPPYFVAGAVFSGFAMVLTLMIITRVVLGYEHLITLRHLENMTKIIIVTGGLVSLAYATEFFIAWYSGNPYERFAFMNRAFGPYAWAYWIMVTCNVVSPHLFWFKKIRTSPAAIFVLSLVINVGMWFERFVIIVTSLHRDFLPSSWAMYTPTMVEVGTFIGTFGLFFTLFLLFVRVLPIISIGEVKSVLGFARDGHEAQPHPPAKPAAEAPHPVAHRPVAPGPLAIATRKDVPV; encoded by the coding sequence ATGAGCCACCAGCATCTGTCCCCGCTGCGCGAACCGCTCGTCACCGAGCCGCGTACCCTGGGCCAGCTCACCGAGGAAATCTGCGCCCCCATGGAGCGGGCCCCCACGTGGAAGTGGTGGGTGGCCTTCGGCATCGCGGTGTCCGTGCTCGGCACGGGCGCCGGCATCGTCGGCTACCAGGTGGCCACGGGCATTGGGGTGTGGGGCCTCAACAAGACGATTGGCTGGGCCTTCGACATCACCAACTTCGTGTTCTGGGTGGGCATTGGCCACGCCGGCACGCTCATCTCCGCCATCCTCTTCCTCTTCCGGCAGAAGTGGCGCACCAGCATCAACCGCGCGGCGGAGGCCATGACGTTGTTCGCCGTGATGTGCGCGGCGCTCTTCCCCGTCATCCACATGGGCCGGCCCTGGCTGGCCTTCTGGGTGCTGCCGTACCCGAACGACCGCGGCAGCCTGTGGGTGAACTTCCGCTCGCCGCTCTTGTGGGACGTGTTCGCCATCTCCACGTACTTCACCGTGTCCGCGGTGTTCTGGTACGTGGGCCTGATTCCGGACCTGGCCACCGTGCGTGACAGGGCGAAGGCGGGCCTCCGCAAGGCTGTCTTCAAGGTGATGTCGCTGGGGTGGACGGGCTCGCACCGGACGTGGAGCCGCTACGAGACGGTGTACCTGCTGCTGGCCGGCCTGGCCACGCCGCTGGTGCTCAGCGTGCACACCATCGTCTCCATGGACTTCGCCACGTCGGTCATCCCCGGCTGGCACACCACCATCTTCCCGCCGTACTTCGTCGCGGGCGCGGTGTTCAGCGGCTTCGCCATGGTGCTGACGCTGATGATCATCACCCGCGTGGTGCTGGGCTACGAGCACCTCATCACCCTGCGCCACCTGGAGAACATGACGAAGATCATCATCGTCACAGGTGGCCTGGTGTCGCTGGCGTACGCGACGGAGTTCTTCATCGCCTGGTACTCCGGCAACCCCTACGAGCGCTTCGCCTTCATGAACCGCGCCTTCGGGCCCTACGCCTGGGCGTACTGGATCATGGTGACGTGCAACGTGGTGTCGCCGCACCTCTTCTGGTTCAAGAAGATTCGCACCTCGCCCGCGGCAATCTTCGTCCTGTCGTTGGTCATCAACGTGGGCATGTGGTTCGAGCGCTTCGTCATCATCGTCACCAGCCTCCACCGCGACTTCCTGCCGTCGAGCTGGGCCATGTACACGCCGACGATGGTGGAGGTGGGCACCTTCATCGGGACGTTCGGCCTCTTCTTCACGCTGTTCCTGCTCTTCGTCCGCGTGCTGCCCATCATCTCCATCGGCGAGGTGAAGAGCGTGCTGGGCTTCGCTCGCGACGGCCATGAGGCGCAGCCGCACCCGCCCGCGAAGCCGGCCGCCGAGGCGCCGCACCCCGTGGCCCACCGGCCCGTGGCGCCGGGGCCGCTGGCCATCGCCACCCGAAAGGATGTCCCCGTATGA